The Streptomyces sp. ICC1 DNA window CCCGATCCCGGCCCGCCGGGCGGCCCAGTAGCCGGTCGCGATCTTCGTGAGCGCGGTGACCACGGCGAGGGCGAGGGCGGGCAGGAGCACGGGCGGAATGCTGGCGGGGTCGGTGTGGAGGCCGAAGAAGACGAAGAAGACGGCGGCGAACAGGTCGCGCAGCGGACTGAGGAGGGTGTGCGCGCCTTCGGCGACCTCGCCGGACAGTGCGATGCCGACCAGGAACGCACCGACGGCCGCGGAAACTTGGAGCTGCTGGGCGATCCCGGCCACCAGCAGCGTCAGCCCGAGGACGACCAGGAGGAGTTTCTCGGGGTCGTCGCTGGAGACGAACCGGGAGATGAGCCGCCCGTACCGGACGGCGACGAACAGCACCGCGCCCGCGACGCCGAGCGCGATGGCCAGCGTCAGACTCCCGGCCGCGAGGCTGACGCCGGCCAGCAGCGCGGTGACGATGGGCAGGTAGACGGCCATGGCCAGGTCCTCGAGGACCAGGATGCTGAGGATGACCGGGGTCTCCCTGTTGCCGATCCGCCCGAGGTCTCCCATGACCTTGGCGATGACGCCGGAGGAGGAGATCCAGGTGACGCCGGCCAGGACCACGGCGGCGACCGGCCCCCAGCCCATGAGCAGCGCGGCGATCGCGCCCGGGAGCGCGTTGAGGGCGAAGTCGACCAGTCCGGCGGGGTACTGGGTCTTGAGGTTGGAGACCAGATCGCTGGCGGTGTACTCCAGGCCCAGCATGAGCAGGAGCAGGATGACGCCGATCTCGGCGCCGATCGCGACGAACTCCTCGCTCGTCCCCATGGGCAGGAGCCCGCCCTTGCCGAAGGCCAGGCCCGCCAGCAGGTAGAGGGGTATCGGGGAGAAGTGGAAGCGGCCGGCGAGTCTGCCCAGCAGACCCAGGCCGAGGATGATGGCGCCGAACTCGATCAGGAAGACAGCGGAGTGCACAGGCGTCACCCCCGTCCGAGTATCACGGCGGCCGTGTCGACGCCTTCGCGGGTGCCGATCACGATGAGGGTGTCCCCGCCGGCGAGCCGGAAATCCGGTGCGGGGGACGGACGGGCTTCGGCCCGGCGGAGTACGGCGACGATCGAGGCGCCGGTCTCCGTGCGCATCCGGGTCTCCCCCAGCAGGCGGCCGTTCCAGTACGAGTGCGCCGACAGCTCGATCCGCTCGGCCACCAGGCCGAGGTCGGTGGTGTGCAGCACGTTGGGGCTGTGGTGGGCGGGCATGAGCGCGTCGATCAGCGAGGCGGCCTCCGCCCCGGTCACGTGCAGGGACTGCGCGCAGGCGTCGGGGTCGTCGGCGCGGTAGACGTTCAGGGTCCGGGTGCCGTCCCGGTGTGCGATGACCGACAGGTGGCGGTGTTCGCGGGTGGTGAGGTCGTACTGGACCCCGATGCCGGGCAGCGGTGTGGTGCTCATGCGTGGAGCGGGCACAACTCTGTCCCCCCTTGCTCTGTGCTCGACTGCGGTACGGCGCCGGGTGGATGCGAGGCAGGATCCCGGCCCCGGCGCGGAGCCATCGTGCCATCTCTCCGCGGCCTCGCGATATGGGTGTCGGCACGGATGGACAAGGCCCCCTGCGACACGGAAGGCTGACCGGGGACACCAGGCCCGCCGCAGGTCACCGTAGGTGTGGGGAGCGATTGCGGCGATGGTGGAAGGGCGTGCGCCTACCAGGCGGACGGGTCAACGGGGGGGGAGGGGCGGTCATGTCGCTGTACTGGCGGATCTTCCTGCTCAACGCCGCCGTGCTCGTCTCGGCCGTCCTGCTGCTGTTCGGCCCGGTCACCGTCTCCACCCCGGTCCTGTTCGGCGAAGCCGTCGTCCTGCTCGCGGGGCTGGCCGCCATGCTGATCGCGAACGCCGTTCTACTCCGTGTCGGCCTGGCCCCCCCTGGACCGGCTGACCCGTGCGATGACGGCGGTCGACCTGCTGCGGCCCGGCAGCCGGGCCCGCGTGGAGGGGCCCGGCGAGGTGGCCGAACTGACCACCTCGTTCAACGCGATGCTCGGCCGGCTGGAGGCCGAGCGGGCCACCAGCAGCGCACAGGCCCTCTCCGCGCAGGAGGCCGAACGCCGCCGCATCGCCCGGGAACTCCACGACGAGGTCGGCCAGACCCTGACCGCGGTGCTGCTCCAGCTCAAGCACGCCGCCGACCGTGCCCCTGCTCCGTTGCGCGAGGAGCTCCACCAGGTGCGGGAGACCACCCGCACCAGCCTCGACGAGATCCGCCGCATCGCCCGCCGGCTACGCCCGGGCGTGTTGGAGGACCTGGGACTGCACAGCGCCCTGCGGGCGCTGACGGCCGAGTTCACCACCGGGTCGCTCGCCGTGCGGCACTTCATCGGGGGCCGCCGCGCGTCCTGCTCGCCGACGACCACGCCCTCGTACGGCGGGGAGTACGGCTCATCCTGGACTCCGAACCGGACCTGGCGGTGGTCGCCGAGGCCGGGGACGGGGCGGAGGCCGTCGCCCTGGCCCGCACGCAGGAGATCGACCTGGCCGTACTCGACGTCTCGATGCCCCGCATGACCGGGCCGCAGGCCGCCCGGGAACTCTCGCGGCTGCGGCCGGAGCTGCGGATCCTCATCCTGACGATGTACGACAACGAGCAGTACTTCTTCGAGGCCCTCAAGGCCGGGGCGGCCGGCTACGTGCCCAGGTCGGTCGCCGACCGGGATCTCGTCGAGGCGTGCCGTGCGGCGATCCGGGACGACCCCTTCATCTGTCCCGGCGCGCAGACCACCCTGATCCGCAACTACCTCGACCGGTCCCGCCAGGGGGATCCGCTGCCCGCCCGGGCGAACACCGCACGCGAGGAGGAGATCCTCAAGCTCGTCGCCGAAGGCCACTCCTCGAAGGAGATCGGCGACCTCCGGGCCTGATCGAGCCGTAGACGACGGAATCCCCCTCTTGGCCGACAGCGCCATCAGCTCCCCCGCGGGAGCGAGCGGTCGCTGCCGAGCTCGCTCCTGGCCAGCTCCACGAAGGCGAGGCGGCGCTCGCGCTTGGTGGGCGCCCGGTCGTCCGCCACCACATCGCGGATGATCCGGTGCAGTGCCTCGGTGTAGTCACGCGCGGCTTGGGCGACCTCGTGCAGGCAGACCAGTTCGACGGCCTTCTCCGCGAGCCACAACGCGTGCAGGATCTGGTCTTCGGGTTCATCCGCGGCAGCCGGCAGGCCCAGGCTCCTGCGGTCCAGCACCAGTTCGACCTTCTGTGCGGCGGCCAGAAACATCAGGATGACCTCCTTGCGCTCCGCACGCTCGCTCTCGCCCCGGCGTTGCAGGTCGCGTCGCAGCTCGAGGCGAGTCGCCAGGTGCTGTCCCACGAGAGTGCCCATGGTTCCCAGAAGGACACCGACCAGGGCGAGTACCGCTCCCCCACTGATTCCGTTCACGGCATCCAGGCTGGCCCACTCCAGCGAGTGCCGTCCAGGGCTTTGTCCCTTGGTGGGCACACCCTGGATCGCGCCGCCCGGTTGCGGGGAGGGCCTCAGAAGAGGCCGGAGCGCCTGTGCTGCGGGAGGTTCTCGAGGATCTCGCGCAGCCACGGGCTGCGGGCGGCCGGTAGCCGGACCAGGGTGTTCCGGAACACCTCCGGGTCGGCCCGGAACAGGTGGGGGGAGTGCGGCGCGGGCGGGTCGAAGTCGTCGCGGAGGACGCCCTCGGGCAGGCCGCCCGACGCGGGGACGGGCGGGTACGGCTCGGGGAAGGCCAGCCACAGCCACACCCCGAACGGCAGCGGCACCAGGTATGCCGAGGCGGCGGGGCCGACCGGGCCGGACGGGGTCCAGGTCTCCCCCGTCTGGGGGTGGGTCGGCACGATGAGGATCTCCGCGTCCGCGTCCGCGTCCGCGTCGGGGCCGGGGCCGGGCAGCCCCGGTCCCGCCAGGACCGCGCGCCGCGCGGGCGCGGCCACGGCCGTGGCCGCGGGCAGCAAAGCGTCAAGAGCGCGGTGGAACATCTCCGCGACCAGGCCGTCCGGGACGGTCACCGGCCGGCCTTCCGAGGCCGCCAGCAGGTGGGCGAGCGCGCGGCCGGCCGCCGCCTCCCAGCGCGGGCTCCAGTACCACCGGTGGTTCGACCAGTGCCCCGCTCCCAGCCGCGACCCCCACGAGGCGAGCGGCTCGAACGGGGGTGTTCCCTTCCCCGCCGCCGTCGCCTCCGCCCAGGAAAGCGGTGCGGCAGGCTCGTCGTCGACGGGGCAGCGGCGCACGGCGTCGGGGGCGAGCCAGACCGCCTGCCAGAGAGAACAGTCGTCGATCCGGCTCGCCACGGGCAACCCGCACGCCTCGCAGGCCATGTTGGGGCCGTCGCCCCAGTCGAGGCCGCAGCAGGAGCCGCCGGCCTTCTCCGGGATCAGCGCAGTGCCACGGGCATCCCCGGGTGCGATGACGACCGCGCCCCGTACGGCGTCGGAGAGGGCATGAACCGGTGCGGAGATGCCGCGGGCCGCGGCCTCGTCCGGATCGATCTCCTCCCCGCTCCGCCACGGCGGCCCGCCGGGCTCCGGGTCCACGGCGAACGTGCCGGACTCCATGAGCACGGGGAGTTGGGTCCCGTTGCCGTACTTCTGATGGGCGTGGACGGGCAGGGCGACCTGGGACAGCGCGGTGGTCAGGCCAGCTCCGCACCCCGCGCAGACAAAGACGAACAAGCATCCTCCCTTGCGGAAACGGAGGCATCGTCGCAGCTCGGCGGCGGACGGCCAACACGTTATCCGTTCGAGGCCGTTGTCCGTCGTCCGGTGTCACACACCGGTGTCAGGCGCGGGTGGTCCGGGCGCGGACGGTGGTGTGGACGGCCCATCCCAGCAATGGGCCGAAGAGGCAGGCCGCCACCCACCACACCAGCGCGTGCACGAGGAAGCCGCCCCAGTCGATGGGAGACTCCCCCCACCGGCGCGCTCCCCACCAGTGTCAGGTCGAAGGACCGGAAGCCGCCCTGCCCCATCTTCACCAGGTGGTACGCGGCCACCGCCACCACCAGCGATGCCGGCGCCAGCCAGAGCGCACGCTTCCACGACCGGCACACCCACCCGACGGCGAAGGCGAGCGCCGCCCAGGGGCCGACGCCTCGGGGCGGGCGCGGGACCCTCCCCGGCACCCGTGTCAGCGGGCGTGGTGCTGGATTCCGCGCTGCCCGGGAACCTTGGTCCGCCGGACCGCGGCGGACCGGCGGCCGGTCGCCCGGTGGCGACGGCCAGGGAGCGGGTTCCTCCGCGCGGGAGCGCTGGGGGCCAGCGCCAGGAGAAGCACGAGGACGGCGACCGCGACGAGGATGAGCACGGTAACGAGGGTCATGTTCCTGCCTTCCGTCGGGTACTGACTGAATGTAGTTACTTGGTGTAACCGAAATTCCGACCGCTAAACACCAGGGTGTCGGCAGGCGCGACGGCCACTCCGCCGACGCCCACCACATCCGTCTCGGCGCCGCCGATCTCAACAGGCAGTCTCAGCAGGCCGGCCGGCGTGTGCCACGAGCCGGTCGCCGTGTCTGATGCCGAAGTGTTCTTCATGATCTCTCCGGACAAGGCCGGTCAGGCGATTGCCCCATCGGCCGGCGGGGAACGGCCCCGGCGTACGCAAAGACGCCCGGCCGGGAATTCCCTGCCGAGCGTTTCGTGCGTGAGCTGTCCGCTGGTGGCTTAGTACCAGTGGTGGGTCTGCCAGAAGCTCCAGGCGCCGGTGGGGCTGCCGTAGCGGGAGTTCATGTAGTCCAGGCCCCACTTGATCTGGGTGGCGGGGTTGGTCTTCCAGTCCGTTGGGCTCGGGGAGGAGTATAGGAGACAGTATAGGAGACAGGGCGCAGGCCGCCGCCACCCCGGCACACGGCCCGGGGGCCGGCGGCGGGGGTGCGCGCGGCGCCGGGGCCGTGTGCCGGGGTGGCGGCGGCCTGGGCCGGGGTGGGTGCGGGGTCGGCGCGGCCGAGGAGGGCGAGGGCGGCTTCGGGCCCGTGGTCCCGGCGCGCGGCCGCGATCTCCTCGAGGTTCCACACCATGTGCCCGACGACGGTGCGGCGCGGGCCGCGGGCCTCGACGGTGCCCCGGACCAGGAGCAGCCCGGAGTGGAAGACCGTGTGGGCGCAGGCTTCGTGGCTGTCCTCGAAGAACGCGATGTCGACGAGCCCGCGGCCGTCCTCCAGGGTCACGAAGATGATCCTCTTGCCCGAGGGGATCGGGGGCGTCTGGGTGGAGGCACGGACGCCCGCGACGAGGACCGGCCGGCCCGGGCCCATCTCCGCGAGGTGGGCGGAGTCGGTGGCGCCGATCTCGCGGAGCAGGCGGTGGTGGTGCTCCATCAGGTGCTGGGAGACGTCGATGGACAGGATGTCGATCTCGGCGGTGAGGGCCTCGCGGCTGGTCATCTCCGGCAGGCCGGAGGGTTCGGCGGTGACGAGTTCGCCGCCGAGGGCCAGCTGTCCGTCTGCCGCCCGGCTCCCGGTGTGGCGGTGGAGCTCGGACAGCTGGAGGAGCAGGTCACGGCGGGTGAGCGGCCCGCGCAGGGCGTCGAGGGCTCCGATCCGGACCAGCCGCTCGGCGACCGGCAGCGCGGGGCGGGCCCGCTCCCAGAAGTCCTGCAGGCCGGCGTAGGGCCGGCCGGCGGCGATCCGCGCGGTCTGCTCCTCGCTGATCCCCTTCACCGACGACAGCGCGAGCCGCACCCCCCACGTACCGTCCGGCGTCCGCTCGACGCGGTGTCCCGGATCGGAGCGGTCGACGTCCACGGGCAGGACCGGCACGCCGTGGCGGCGGGCGTCGGAGACGATCACCCGGGGCGGCCACATCCCGGGATCGTGCTCCAGCAGTCCGGCGTAGAGGGCGGCGGGGTGGTGGGCCTTGAGCCAGGCGGACTGGAGGGCGGGCACCGCGAAGGCGACGGCGTGCGCGCGGCAGAACCCGTACGCGCCGAAGGCCGCGACGATCTCCCAGACCTCGTCGAGGACCTCCTCGCCGTAACCGCGGGCACCAGCCTGCCGCCGGAACCACGCCTCCACCCGGGGCAGCCGGCCGGGTCCGGCGAGGGCGCGGCGCGCGATCTCGCCCAGCGCGCGGTCGCAGCCGGTCATCACCGCGAAGATGTCGATGATCTGCTCGTGCCAGATGGTCACGCCGTAGGTGTCGGCGAGCACGGGTTCCAGGTCGGGGTGCGGGTAGCGGGGGGCGGCGCCGTGGCGGGCGGCGATGTAGAGGGCGGGCATGCCGCCCTTGACCGGGCCCGGCCGGAACAGGCTGATGTCGGCGATGACGTCCTGGACTCCGCGCGGCTGGAGCCGGCTGACGAGGTCCTGCTGGCCGGGGCTCTCCAACTGGAACATCCCCACGGTGCGGGCCTGCCTGATGAGCTCGAACGCGCCGGGATCGTCCAGCCGGACGTGGTCGGGGTTGTCGAGGTCGAGCTGGCGCCCGGTGGTGCGGCGGATCTCGGCGACGGCGTGCGCCATCGCCGACTGCATCCGCACCCCGAGGACGTCCAGCTTGACGAGGCCGAGGTCCTCGACGTCGTGCTTGTCCGCCTGGACCATCGGGTACTTCCCGCCCGGGGTCGGCTGCACCGGCAGCCGGTCCAGGAGCGAGGCGTTGGAGATGATGACGCCGCACGGGTGCATGGCGTAGCCGCGCGGCAGGGCGTCGAGGCCCTCGGCGAGCTCCCACAGCGGCCCGAACGAGCCGGCCTCCGCGGCGAGCTGCTTCAGCTCCGGCAGGGTGGTGAGCGCGTCGCGGATGTCGCAGGCCCGGATGTGCGGGAAGGCCTTCGCGATCCGGTCCACGACCTGCGGGGCCAGGCCGAGGGCGAGGCCGGTGTCGCGCAGGGCGTGGCGGGCCCGGTACGTCTCGGGCATCCCGGCGACGGCCACCCGCTCGGTGCCGAACCGTTCGATGATCCGGTCGTAGACCTCCAGCCGGCGGGCCGATTCCACGTCGAGGTCGATGTCGGGGAGCGAGGCCCTGCGGACGCTGAGGAACCGCTCGAACAGCAGATGGTGTTCGAGGGGGTTCGCCGTGGCGATGAAGAGCGCGTGGTTGACCATGCTCCCGGCGCCGGACCCGCGGGCGGCGACCCGGATGCCCATGGACCGGATGTCCGATACGACCTGTGCGACCGCCAGGAAGTAGGACTCGAAGCCCAGCTTCCCGATCACGCCGAGCTCGTACTCCAGCCGTTCGACCGCCCGGGGGTCGCGGTCCAGTCCGCGCGCGAACATCCCCTCCGCGCAGCGTCGGCGGAGCAGGTCCGCGGCGCCGGACGGGCCGGGGGCGGCGCCCACCGCCTCCTGCTCGGGGAAGGCGGGCCGCCCGGCGGCGATGCCGAGGTCCGCCTTCGGGTCGACGGCGCACAGCTCTGCCGTACGCGCGGTCTCCGCGAGCAGCTCCGCCGCCCGGCCGGGGCCGGAGCCCGGGTGCGCTCCCGCGGCGGCGGCGATCCGCTCGGCGGCCTCGGCCATCTCGGCCGGCCCCTTCAGCCAGCGCTCTCCGCAGTCCAGCCGGCGGCGGTCGATCGGGCGCAGCAGGCGGGCCGCGTCCAGGACGTCGGCGATGCGGTGCTGGGCGGGATCGGCGTAGCGGACGGCGTTGGTGAGCACCGCCGGGATGCCGAGCCGGTCGGCCAGGTCCAGGGTGCGGGCGGCCAGCCGCAGCGAGCCCGGCCCGGTGCCGGGGAGTCCGTACCAGAGGACTTCCAGCCGGAGGTCCGGGCCCGCGAGCTCCCGCCACGGGGCGAGGAGCCGCTCGGCGAGGTCGGGCCGGCCGGACGCGAGGGCCCGCACGGGCTCGGACACCGGTCCGAGCATGACCACCAGTCCCTGGCCGGCGTACCGCTCCAGCACCTGCCGGGACACGACGGGCGGGCCGCCGGCGGCGTCCGCGTGGGCGGCGGAGACCAGCCGGCACAGCCGGGCCCAGCCGTCGGCGTCGCGCGCGAGGAGGGTGACCCGCAGGGCGGGCTCGGCGACGTGCGCACCGCCCCGCACCGGGGTCCGCGCCCCGCCCGCGGACGGACGGGCGGAACCCCCGGGAGCGGCGGGGGGCCCTGCCGCGGGGCCCGTCGCTCCGTTCGGGCGTGCTGCTCCGTTCGGGACCGGCGCTCCGTTCGGACGTGCCGCTCCGTTCGGGCCTGCCGCTCCGTTCGGGCCTGCTGCTCCGTTCGGGCCTGCTGCTGCGGGGCCGAACGGAGCGACGGCGACATCGACCCCGAAGACCGGCCGGATCCCCGCCCCGGCGGCCGCCTTCGCGAAGCGGACCGCTCCGGCGACGGTGTCCCGATCGGTGAGCGCGAGCGTGCCGACCCCCCGCTCGGCGGCGCGTTTGACCAGGTCGGATGGGTGAGAGGCCCCGTAGCGGGCCGAGTAGCCGCTCGCGGCATGGAGGTGCGCACAGCCACCCACGGGCCACCTCCGATCGACCGACCACCCCTTTCCAGCCACTCTGACCAGATACAACCATCATATCGAACATAATTCGAACAGCGCGACTCCCGACCACCCGCCCGGCACCACGGGCGCCGCTGCGACCGAGCCCTTCAGCTGCGTGCGACGGGATGCCGAAACGTGTTGCAGCTGGGCGATCAGGGGCCTGGTGGAATACAGCTCGACCTACCGCCGGCTCCGAGTCCCTTCCGCCACAGAGCCCGCGCCGCTCAGGCGGTGGCGCGGCGGCCCGGCACCTTCGCCGTCATTGGCTCCGCGTACGGTCTGCGCATGGTTGATCAGAGACCCCCCTTGTCATCGGTGTCCGACTTCACGACCTGGGAGCCGGTGCTGCGGCTCATGCTGGCCGACGACACGGATCGGCGTGCCGCCCGGTCGGCGCGCGTCGCAGGACGCATCAGCCAATACGGCACGAGCCTTGCGCATCGGGGACCCATGTCGTCGGCGGCGCGGACCGCGGTGGAGGGCATACAGCGCGCGCTCGCGCACGGAAGGGTCCGGGAGATCGCATTCAGGGCAGAGGCCCACCCAGACGGAAGGACCACGCTCGGCCTGGTCTGGCCGACCCCCGTTGTGGAACCGGCTCTTGG harbors:
- a CDS encoding cation:proton antiporter, with the protein product MHSAVFLIEFGAIILGLGLLGRLAGRFHFSPIPLYLLAGLAFGKGGLLPMGTSEEFVAIGAEIGVILLLLMLGLEYTASDLVSNLKTQYPAGLVDFALNALPGAIAALLMGWGPVAAVVLAGVTWISSSGVIAKVMGDLGRIGNRETPVILSILVLEDLAMAVYLPIVTALLAGVSLAAGSLTLAIALGVAGAVLFVAVRYGRLISRFVSSDDPEKLLLVVLGLTLLVAGIAQQLQVSAAVGAFLVGIALSGEVAEGAHTLLSPLRDLFAAVFFVFFGLHTDPASIPPVLLPALALAVVTALTKIATGYWAARRAGIGRNGRWRAGGALVARGEFSIVIAGLAVTSGIEPALGPLATAYVLILVVAGPLTARYTEPLAVWFTSRRTAKAPSLGGIPAPAKSPESVEDQDAVGRT
- a CDS encoding TrkA C-terminal domain-containing protein yields the protein MSTTPLPGIGVQYDLTTREHRHLSVIAHRDGTRTLNVYRADDPDACAQSLHVTGAEAASLIDALMPAHHSPNVLHTTDLGLVAERIELSAHSYWNGRLLGETRMRTETGASIVAVLRRAEARPSPAPDFRLAGGDTLIVIGTREGVDTAAVILGRG
- the dnaE gene encoding DNA polymerase III subunit alpha, with the translated sequence MAGKGWSVDRRWPVGGCAHLHAASGYSARYGASHPSDLVKRAAERGVGTLALTDRDTVAGAVRFAKAAAGAGIRPVFGVDVAVAPFGPAAAGPNGAAGPNGAAGPNGAARPNGAPVPNGAARPNGATGPAAGPPAAPGGSARPSAGGARTPVRGGAHVAEPALRVTLLARDADGWARLCRLVSAAHADAAGGPPVVSRQVLERYAGQGLVVMLGPVSEPVRALASGRPDLAERLLAPWRELAGPDLRLEVLWYGLPGTGPGSLRLAARTLDLADRLGIPAVLTNAVRYADPAQHRIADVLDAARLLRPIDRRRLDCGERWLKGPAEMAEAAERIAAAAGAHPGSGPGRAAELLAETARTAELCAVDPKADLGIAAGRPAFPEQEAVGAAPGPSGAADLLRRRCAEGMFARGLDRDPRAVERLEYELGVIGKLGFESYFLAVAQVVSDIRSMGIRVAARGSGAGSMVNHALFIATANPLEHHLLFERFLSVRRASLPDIDLDVESARRLEVYDRIIERFGTERVAVAGMPETYRARHALRDTGLALGLAPQVVDRIAKAFPHIRACDIRDALTTLPELKQLAAEAGSFGPLWELAEGLDALPRGYAMHPCGVIISNASLLDRLPVQPTPGGKYPMVQADKHDVEDLGLVKLDVLGVRMQSAMAHAVAEIRRTTGRQLDLDNPDHVRLDDPGAFELIRQARTVGMFQLESPGQQDLVSRLQPRGVQDVIADISLFRPGPVKGGMPALYIAARHGAAPRYPHPDLEPVLADTYGVTIWHEQIIDIFAVMTGCDRALGEIARRALAGPGRLPRVEAWFRRQAGARGYGEEVLDEVWEIVAAFGAYGFCRAHAVAFAVPALQSAWLKAHHPAALYAGLLEHDPGMWPPRVIVSDARRHGVPVLPVDVDRSDPGHRVERTPDGTWGVRLALSSVKGISEEQTARIAAGRPYAGLQDFWERARPALPVAERLVRIGALDALRGPLTRRDLLLQLSELHRHTGSRAADGQLALGGELVTAEPSGLPEMTSREALTAEIDILSIDVSQHLMEHHHRLLREIGATDSAHLAEMGPGRPVLVAGVRASTQTPPIPSGKRIIFVTLEDGRGLVDIAFFEDSHEACAHTVFHSGLLLVRGTVEARGPRRTVVGHMVWNLEEIAAARRDHGPEAALALLGRADPAPTPAQAAATPAHGPGAARTPAAGPRAVCRGGGGLRPVSYTVSYTPPRAQRTGRPTPPPRSSGAWTT